Proteins found in one Zea mays cultivar B73 chromosome 1, Zm-B73-REFERENCE-NAM-5.0, whole genome shotgun sequence genomic segment:
- the LOC103643228 gene encoding uncharacterized protein — protein sequence MRLSMPPRLLTSWISTSQDAHDQTTNTSFGLKGKNISEREWSPAKCAKPERDLVGSWYRAAAEVAQASRRQGSPRTRGRVGGGGPLSRTGRDWAARPKLTTLAPRSWCVMVVFVSAGCGVPRRHMTRGDGWWEFGLPENFGSGNSGI from the exons ATGAGGTTGTCAATGCCCCCCCGCCTGCTGACCTCGTGGATCTCGACATCTCAG GATGCCCATGATCAAACTACGAACACGAGCTTTGGCCTAAAAGGCAAGAACATCTCTGAGCGTGAGTGGTCGCCGGCGAAGTGCGCGAAGCCGGAGAGAGACCTCGTCGGCTCCTGGTATAGGGCGGCGGCGGAGGTAGCCCAGGCCAGCCGTAGACAGGGAAGCCCACGCACGCGAGGGAGAGTAGGTGGTGGTGGGCCGCTGAGCCGGACTGGACGGGATTGGGCTGCCAGGCCAAAGCTAACGACGCTCGCTCCCCGCTCTTGGTGCGTCATGGTCGTTTTCGTCAGTGCGGGGTGCGGGGTGCCTCGCCGTCACATGACTCGCGGGGACGGGTGGTGGgagttcgggttacccgaaaatttcgggtcgggtaattcgggtatttaa